One Onthophagus taurus isolate NC chromosome 11, IU_Otau_3.0, whole genome shotgun sequence genomic window carries:
- the LOC111416285 gene encoding histone H2B: MPPKTSGKAAKKAGKAQKNISKTDKKKKRKRKESYAIYIYKVLKQVHPDTGISSKAMSIMNSFVNDIFERIAAEASRLAHYNKRSTITSREIQTAVRLLLPGELAKHAVSEGTKAVTKYTSSK; this comes from the coding sequence ATGCCACCAAAAACTAGTGGAAAAGCAGCCAAAAAGGCCGGTAAAGCGCAgaaaaacatttcgaaaacCGACAAAAAGAAGAAGCGCAAGAGGAAGGAAAGCTACGCTATTTACATTTACAAGGTATTGAAGCAAGTTCATCCTGACACTGGCATTTCGAGTAAAGCTATGAGCATCATGAACAGCTTTGTGAACGATATTTTCGAGCGAATTGCCGCGGAAGCGTCTCGTTTGGCCCATTATAACAAAAGATCGACGATCACCAGTCGCGAAATTCAGACGGCCGTCAGACTTCTATTACCGGGAGAATTGGCGAAGCACGCCGTAAGTGAAGGCACCAAAGCTGTTACGAAATACACAAGTTCCAAATAA
- the LOC111416284 gene encoding histone H2A, giving the protein MSGRGKGGKVKGKAKSRSSRAGLQFPVGRIHRLLRKGNYAERVGAGAPVYLAAVMEYLAAEVLELAGNAARDNKKTRIIPRHLQLAIRNDEELNKLLSGVTIAQGGVLPNIQAVLLPKKTEKKA; this is encoded by the coding sequence ATGTCGGGTCGAGGAAAAGGTGGAAAAGTTAAAGGGAAAGCAAAGTCCAGATCCAGTCGTGCCGGATTACAATTTCCCGTTGGCCGCATTCACAGGTTGCTGAGGAAGGGCAATTACGCGGAACGTGTAGGAGCCGGAGCTCCCGTATATTTGGCGGCCGTAATGGAGTACTTAGCAGCGGAAGTTCTCGAATTAGCCGGTAACGCCGCTAGAGATAACAAGAAGACTCGTATCATCCCTAGGCATTTGCAACTGGCCATACGTAATGACGAAGAATTAAATAAGTTACTATCGGGGGTAACTATTGCACAAGGAGGTGTGCTTCCGAATATTCAAGCTGTTTTGTTACCTAAGAAGACCGAGAAAAAAGCTTAA
- the LOC111421962 gene encoding E3 SUMO-protein ligase KIAA1586-like, which translates to MTDVQFKKNLHAMSDALDEMGDLSEILQRQNITLVEADRAIRTTIRIFDSMTTQPGPKLDKLLCSISENTYKGIQLHEGRVVPINTAQLYTSLANNMRNGMITTSSSHGSRYDAKRQTSQIENENTYTNLLASISVLVPKNWPKSNDGEVEIQYGDKEIRHLCTQFYLNDVQIIRGFRFYKMSGEKEEIPDDLKPLLNVIASIPISTSECERNFSSMNEIVTPLRSSLLVETTAALLFINCVGPPLTQFNPEKYVRSWLAKGRHSADDAASRKRVHKLDKKYELLWKLL; encoded by the exons ATGACTGAtgtacaatttaaaaaaaatctacatgCTATGTCTGACGCTCTTGATGAAATGGGAGATTTATCAGAAATATTGCAGCGTCAAAACATTACTCTTGTTGAAGCTGATAGAGCTATAAGAACTACAATTCGAATTTTCGACTCCATGACTACTCAACCAGGACCCAAACTTGATAAACTTTTGTGCTCTATCTCAGAAAATACATACAAAGGTATACAACTTCATGAGGGTAGAGTTGTACCCATAAATACTGCACAGCTGTATACCAGTTTAGCAAATAACATGAGGAATGGTATGATAACAACTTCGTCTTCTCACGGTTCTCGTTATGATGCCAAACGTCAGACAAGTCagattgaaaatgaaaacacATACACTAATTTACTAGCGAGTATTAGTGTTCTTGTGCCGAAGAATTGGCCGAAATCCAATGATGGTGAAGTAGAAATACAATATGGTGATAAAGAAATTAGACATCTGTGTACTCAATTCTATTTAAATGATGTACAAATAATTCGTGGCTTTAGGTTCTACAAAATGAGCggagaaaaagaagaaattccTGATGATTTGAAACCACTTTTAAACGTTATTGCATCAATTCCAATATCCACTAGCGAATGTGAGAGGAATTTCAGttcaatgaatgaaatagtAACACCATTACGATCATCGTTGTTGGTGGAAACAACTGCTGCACTGTTATTCATAAACTGCGTTGGACCACCACTAACGCAATTTAACCCTGAAAAATATGTGCGATCGTGGTTAGCaaaag gtCGACATTCAGCCGATGATGCAGCCAGCCGCAAAAGAGTTCACAAATTAGACAAAAAATACGAGCTGTTGTggaaacttttgtaa